A window of Cytobacillus sp. FSL H8-0458 genomic DNA:
TCTCCAAATAGTGAACCCATAAGTGCAACTGCTACAGTAGCTGTTTTGTTTTTGTCATCCAAAATGGGATTAACCTCTACAAATTCAGCCGATGTAATAATTTGTGCTTCTGCAAGCATCTCCATGGCCAAGTGGCTTTCACGGTAGCTGATGCCGCCAATAACCGGAGTTCCGACACCCGGTGCATCATGTGGATCCAGCCCATCCAAATCAAGAGACAGATGAACACCATCTGTATTTCTTTCTTTTAAATATGTAATAGATTCTTCCATGACCTTTGTCATACCAAGACGATCAATTTCATGCATGGTGTACACTTTAATGCCTTTTTCCTTAATAAGCTCCCGTTCTCCTTCATCCAATGACCTTGCCCCAATAATGACAATATTCTCCGGCTTAACCTTTGGACCATATCCCCCTACATTGGTTAAAAGCGGATGGCCCATACCCAGGCTTACAGCAAGCGGCATGCCATGAATGTTTCCTGAAGGTGATGTCTCAGCTGTATTTAAATCACCATGGGCATCATACCAGATTACCCCAAGATTGGAATAGTGCTTCGATACCCCTGCCAATGTTCCAATCGCAATGCTATGGTCGCCGCCGAGCACTAATGGAAAAGAACCGCCTTTTATTGCGTGATCAACTTTTTCTGCAAGCATTTCTGTTTTTTCAGCAATAAGGTGCAAGTTTCGAAGATTTGAATTTGGATCGATTTGAACCTCCGGACGGCCGACAGCAATATCGCCCTGGTCATGAATTTCTTCAAATAAACATTTTAATCGTTCATTCACTCCGGCATAACGAATCGCACTTGGCCCCATATCCACACCGCGTCTCATCTGGCCAAGATCCATCGGCATCCCAATTATCGATAATTTCTGTCTATTCATAATATAAGTCCTCCCTTTCCCTTCATATATACATTTTAACCGCTTTCAATCATATGACTCAACTCGACAAAATCGTGTATATATATGCGCTGCCGGGGGTGAAGGTCCTAATTTTCCGATGTATATATGATATTTATAAAATAAAAAATCCTTAAACCACATGGGTTTAAGGATTGGTATATTATGTATGTTGGTGGAGCCTAGCGGGATCGAACCGCTGACCTCCTGCGTGCAAAGCAGGCGCTCTCCCAGCTGAGCTAAGGCCCCATTTGGAGCGGA
This region includes:
- the rocF gene encoding arginase — its product is MNRQKLSIIGMPMDLGQMRRGVDMGPSAIRYAGVNERLKCLFEEIHDQGDIAVGRPEVQIDPNSNLRNLHLIAEKTEMLAEKVDHAIKGGSFPLVLGGDHSIAIGTLAGVSKHYSNLGVIWYDAHGDLNTAETSPSGNIHGMPLAVSLGMGHPLLTNVGGYGPKVKPENIVIIGARSLDEGERELIKEKGIKVYTMHEIDRLGMTKVMEESITYLKERNTDGVHLSLDLDGLDPHDAPGVGTPVIGGISYRESHLAMEMLAEAQIITSAEFVEVNPILDDKNKTATVAVALMGSLFGEKLL